From Erigeron canadensis isolate Cc75 chromosome 8, C_canadensis_v1, whole genome shotgun sequence, one genomic window encodes:
- the LOC122610041 gene encoding calnexin homolog, translating into MKMSSLNLCCFLLIGCLISQIYASSDAIFYESFDEPFEGSWIVSEKEEYSGVWKHSKSEGHEDFGLLVSEKARKHAIVKELEKPVVLKDGTIVLQFEVRLQNGLECGGAYLKYLRPQEAGWTAKGFDNDSPYSIMFGPDKCGATNKVHFIFKHKNPKSGEYVEHHLKFPPSVPSDKLTHVYTAILKPDNEVIIMVDGEEKKKANFLSSDDFEPALIPPKTIPDPEDQKPEDWDERAQIPDPEAKKPEDWDEDAPMEILDEEAEKPEGWLEDEPEEVDDPEAVKPEDWDDEEDGEWEAPKIDNPKCESAPGCGEWRRPLKRNPAYKGKWSAPLIENPAYKGIWEPRQIPNPDYFELESPDFEPIAAIGIEIWTMQDGILFDNILITNDEKTALTIRETTWKPKFKLEEDKQKAEEQSAGLDGLKGIQKAVFDVLYKIANLPFLGDHQEKIMELIEKAEKQPNITIGVIVSIAVVIFSILLKLLFGGKKAKKAVTVAPQKEDEGEASNTAAAAEGEEEEKKEEQNDPPRRRTRRDN; encoded by the exons ATGAAGATGAGTTCGTTGAATTTATGTTGTTTTCTGCTGATCGGCTGTTTGATTTCACAGATTTATGCTTCTTCTGACGCT ATATTTTATGAGTCGTTTGATGAACCGTTCGAGGGGAGCTGGATCGTGTCCGAGAAGGAGGAATATTCCG GTGTATGGAAACACTCAAAGAGCGAGGGACATGAAGATTTTGGGCTTCTTGTGAGCGAGAAGGCTAGAAAGCACGCAATTGTCAAGGAGCTAGAAAAACCTGTTGTGCTCAAGGATGGCACAATTGTTCTCCAATTTGAAGTTCGTCTTCAGAATGGTCTTGAGTGTGGTGGTGCATATTTGAAATATCTTCGACCACAAGAGGCTGGCTGGACTGCCAAGGGATTTGATAACGACTCACCTTACTCCATTATGTTTGGCCCTGACAAATGTGGTGCTACAAACAAGGTTCACTTTATCTTCAAACACAAGAACCCGAAAAGTGGAGAGTATGTTGAGCACCATCTCAAATTCCCCCCATCTGTACCTTCAGATAAATTGACTCATGTGTACACTGCCATTTTAAAGCCAGACAATGAGGTCATCATAATGGTTGATGGTGAAGAGAAAAAGAAGGCTAATTTCTTATCCTCTGATGACTTTGAACCAGCACTTATCCCTCCAAAAACTATTCCCGACCCAGAAGATCAAAAACCCGAAGATTGGGATGAGCGTGCTCAAATCCCTGACCCAGAAGCCAAAAAGCCTGAGGATTGGGATGAGGATGCACCTATGGAGATCTTGGATGAGGAAGCTGAGAAACCTGAAGGCTGGCTAGAAGATGAGCCTGAGGAAGTTGATGACCCTGAGGCAGTGAAGCCTGAGGATTGGGATGATGAAGAGGATGGTGAATGGGAAGCTCCTAAAATCGACAACCCAAAATGCGAGTCTGCACCTGGCTGTGGAGAATGGAGGAGACCATTGAAAAGGAACCCAGCTTACAAGGGTAAATGGAGTGCTCCTCTTATTGAAAACCCGGCTTACAAGGGTATCTGGGAGCCACGCCAGATCCCTAACCCTGATTACTTTGAACTCGAGAGCCCCGACTTCGAGCCAATCGCGGCTATTGGTATTGAGATCTGGACAATGCAAGATGGTATCTTGTTTGACAACATTTTGATAACAAATGACGAGAAAACAGCATTGACCATCAGGGAGACTACATGGAAGCCAAAGTTTAAGTTGGAAGAAGATAAACAAAAGGCAGAAGAACAGTCAGCTGGTTTAGATGGTCTCAAGGGAATCCAG AAAGCTGTGTTTGATGTCCTTTACAAGATTGCGAATCTACCTTTCTTGGGCGACCACCAGGAAAAGATCATG GAACTTATTGAGAAGGCGGAAAAGCAACCAAACATCACAATTGGCGTCATAGTTTCTATTGCTGTTGTGATCTTTAGCATTTTGTTGAAGTTGCTGTTTGGTGGGAAGAAAGCG AAGAAGGCGGTGACTGTGGCTCCACAAAAGGAGGACGAAGGTGAGGCCTCCAACACCGCGGCAGCAGCAGAAGGTGAagaggaagaaaagaaagaagagcaGAATGACCCCCCACGTAGAAGGACAAGACGTGACAACTGA
- the LOC122580024 gene encoding glutamyl-tRNA(Gln) amidotransferase subunit A, producing the protein MALRCRYRWTRGVSGLLFVIVIISSMFLVCSPSSSFTTTPQQQHNISSFDCTQGVTCVSPDLSSHHEKSSKKADDASRLKRAFSMLDAGFFNDSKMLEIKKGAEELNIPIMKANRKAVATINGGLRYHSPLVFHSKWKHEEAQDDTKRFSYPSATDVTRPKNEEDIAFMSILELGHLIRTKQVSSVELVEIFLKRLKRYNPVLEAVITITEDLAHKQAEQADQLLAQGVDLGPLHGIPYGLKDIISVPEYKTTWGSTTFKNQVLDIEAWVYKRLKSAGAVLVGKLVTGSLAYDDIWFGGRTRNPWNIEEFTTGSSAGPAACTSAGLVPFAIGSETAGSITYPAARCGVTALRPTFGAVGRTGVLSLSESLDKLGPLCRSAVDCAIVLDLIRGKDPDDMASRKIFVEDPFSVDITKLTVGYLDDAEMEVVDVLISKGVKMVPFKLNYTVKSAQGILNFTMDVDMLAHFDNWQRSGKDDEFEAQDQWPTELHRARIIPAVDYVQAQRARGKLIQEVGDGFTVDAFVGNVTDWEKVCVGNLVGMPVMVVPVGFKKIQDPPTNDTRRKTTVTTGIYAPPDHDHIALALTMAYQSVTNHHKQRPPIDNLGPDDAIPNPPKAMIPPRILKG; encoded by the exons ATGGCCCTTAGGTGTCGTTACCGGTGGACACGTGGCGTATCTGGGTTGTTGTTTGTCATCGTCATCATAAGTAGTATGTTTTTGGTGTGTAGtccatcatcatcttttactACTACTCCACAACAACAACATAATATATCGTCCTTCGACTGTACTCAAGGAGTAACATG TGTGAGTCCTGATTTGTCTAGCCATCATGAGAAAAGCTCCAAAAAAGCAGATGATGCTTCACGTCTTAAACGTGCTTTCAGTATGTTGGATGCAGGATTCTTCAATGACTCGAAG ATGCTTGAAATCAAGAAGGGTGCCGAAGAGCTCAATATTCCTATTATGAAAGCGAATAGGAAAGCAGTCGCTACCATCAATGGGGGATTACGTTACCATTCTCCATTAGTTTTTCATTCCAAGTGGAAACACGAAGAAGCACAGGATGACACTAAGAGATTTAGTTATCCCTCAGCTACTGATGTTACGAGGCctaaaaatgaagaagatattGCTTTCATGTCT ATTCTTGAACTAGGCCACCTTATAAGAACAAAACAAGTCTCTTCAGTGGAGCTTGTTGAGATCTTTTTAAAGAGGCTAAAAAG GTACAATCCAGTGTTGGAAGCGGTTATTACCATCACTGAAGATCTTGCGCACAAGCAGGCAGAACAGGCTGATCAACTACTTGCACAAGGTGTCGACTTAG GTCCTCTTCATGGAATACCATATGGGCTAAAGGACATCATTTCGGTTCCTGAATATAAAACCACTTGGGGTTCGACTACATTTAAAAATCAAGTCCTTGACATCGAGGCTTGGGTTTATAAAAG GTTGAAGTCTGCAGGGGCAGTTCTGGTGGGGAAACTGGTTACAGGGTCATTGGCATATGATGATATCTGGTTCGGGGGTCGAACCAGAAACCCATGGAACATTGAGGAGTTTACTACTGGATCATCTGCTGGTCCTGCTGCCTGCACCTCGGCAGGTTTGGTTCCTTTTGCAATTGGCTCTGAAACAGCTGGTTCAATAACTTATCCCGCTGCACGATGTGGTGTGACTGCATTAAGGCCAACTTTTGGAGCTGTTGGTCGAACCGGTGTACTGAGCTTGTCTGAGAGCTTG GACAAACTTGGTCCTTTATGTAGAAGTGCTGTTGATTGTGCGATTGTTCTAGACCTAATACGTGGTAAGGATCCAGATGACATGGCATCAAGAAAGATTTTTGTTGAAGACCCGTTTTCTGTGGACATCACGAAACTTACTGTTGGATATCTTGATGATGCTGAGATGGAG GTTGTTGATGTTCTTATATCTAAGGGTGTTAAAATGGTACCGTTTAAGCTCAATTATACTGTCAAATCTGCTCAAGGTATATTAAATTTCACAATGGATGTTGACATGCTTGCTCACTTTGACAACTGGCAAAGGTCTGGGAAAGACGATGAGTTTGAGGCCCAAGATCAGTGGCCGACAGAACTTCATCGTGCACGCATCATACCAGCTGTAGATTACGTGCAG GCGCAAAGAGCACGTGGAAAGCTAATTCAAGAAGTAGGGGATGGTTTTACGGTCGATGCATTCGTGGGAAACGTAACAGATTGGGAAAAAGTTTGTGTCGGTAATCTTGTTGGGATGCCAGTAATGGTTGTTCCTGTTGGTTTTAAAAAGATCCAGGATCCACCTACCAATGACACTCGAAGAAAGACTACTGTGACAACAGGCATTTATGCTCCTCCTGACCATGATCACATA GCGCTGGCATTGACTATGGCATACCAAAGTGTCACCAATCATCATAAACAGCGACCACCTATAGACAATCTTGGTCCAGATGATGCGATCCCAAATCCACCCAAGGCAATGATTCCTCCAAGGATTCTTAAAGGTTAA
- the LOC122609896 gene encoding respiratory burst oxidase homolog protein C-like gives MQMQKMGAGDGLPEINRHSDTEVYGADRKAFSGPLNKRGTRKSARFNIPDDVSSASGSMNSRNNNEDYVEITLDVGDDTVAVHSVKTAGGADVEDQELTLLTRGLEKRASLGTTVVRNASARIRQVSEELRKLTSFQRRPTAGPYDRTKSAATHALKGLKFISKTDGAAAWAALEARFDELTKNTTGLLPRALFGECIGMNKDSKDFAGELFDALSRRRNITGDLINKQQLKEFWDQIVDQSFDSRLQTFFDMVDKDADGRISEDEVREIITLSASANKLSNIQKQADEYAALIMEELDPDNLGYIMIENLEALLLQSPTQTVRGESKNLSVALSKKLRNESGRNIIQRGYDGLKYFFDDNWQRIWVLTLWIGVMAGLFAYKYIQYKNRAAYDVMGECVCIAKGAAETLKLNMAIILLPVCRNTITWLRNKTKLGVAVPFDDNLNFHKVIAVGITIGVGLHAISHLACDFPRLLSATEEEYEPMEQYFGEQPGSYWHFVKEPAGWTGIVMIVLMAIAFTLATPWLRRGRLNLPKPLKRFTGFNAFWYSHHLFVIVYAMLIVHSIKIYLSKEWYKKTTWMYLAVPMLLYACERLTRALRSSVKPVTMLKVAVYPGNVLALHMSKPQGFKYKSGQYMFVNCKAVSPFEWHPFSITSAPGDDYLSVHIRTLGDWTRQLKTVFSQVCQPPVNGKSGLLRADFQGDNPNFPKVLIDGPYGAPAQDYKKYDVVLLVGLGIGATPMISIVKDIVNNMKTKQEEEGALESGGNTSLPPPSLLSKKNTSNNFNTTKAYFYWVTREQGSFEWFKGVMNEVAETDQDGVIEMHNYCTSVYEEGDARSALITMLQSLNHAKNGVDVVSGTRVKSHFAKPNWRSVYKRIALTHTGQRIGVFYCGAPAPVKELKQLASDFSHKTSTKFDFHKENF, from the exons ATGCAAATGCAAAAAATGGGTGCCGGAGATGGGCTGCCGGAAATAAACCGACATTCCGACACGGAGGTTTACGGTGCTGACAGGAAAGCATTTAGTGGACCGTTAAACAAACGCGGTACACGTAAAAGTGCAAGGTTCAATATCCCCGATGACGTCAGCAGTGCTAGTGGAAGTATGAATTCTAGAAACAATAATGAAGATTATGTAGAGATCACGTTGGATGTTGGTGATGACACCGTGGCGGTTCACAGCGTGAAAACAGCTGGTGGAGCTGACGTGGAAGACCAGGAGTTGACTTTGTTGACTAGAGGGTTGGAGAAAAGGGCGTCGTTAGGGACGACGGTGGTTAGAAATGCTTCGGCGAGAATCAGACAAGTGTCGGAAGAGTTGAGGAAGCTTACGTCGTTTCAACGACGGCCTACGGCTGGTCCGTATGACAGGACGAAGTCCGCCGCGACGCATGCTTTGAAAGGATTGAAGTTTATTAGTAAAACCGATGGGGCGGCCGCTTGGGCCGCCCTTGAAGCCCGGTTTGATGAACTTACTAAAAACACCACCGGGTTACTTCCACGCGCACTTTTCGGAGAGTGCATAG GGATGAACAAAGATTCAAAGGATTTTGCGGGGGAATTGTTTGATGCACTTAGTCGAAGACGGAATATCACAGGTGACTTGATAAACAAACAACAACTAAAAGAGTTTTGGGACCAAATTGTTGATCAAAGTTTTGATTCAAGGCTTCAAACGTTCTTTGATAT GGTTGATAAAGATGCCGATGGCCGGATCAGTGAAGATGAAGTCCGAGAG aTTATCACCTTGAGTGCTTCGGCAAACAAGTTATCGAATATTCAAAAACAAGCAGATGAGTATGCGGCATTGATCATGGAAGAATTGGACCCAGACAATCTCGGTTATATCATG ATTGAAAACTTGGAGGCACTTCTGTTGCAATCCCCTACACAAACAGTAAGAGGAGAAAGCAAAAATCTAAGTGTAGCGTTGAGCAAAAAACTTAGAAATGAGAGCGGTAGGAACATTATACAACGCGGTTATGATGGTTTGAAGTACTTTTTCGATGATAATTGGCAAAGAATTTGGGTGCTTACACTTTGGATTGGAGTGATGGCTGGTTTGTTTGCTTATAAGTATATTCAGTATAAGAATCGGGCAGCCTATGATGTAATGGGAGAGTGTGTTTGTATTGCCAAAGGCGCAGCAGAGACACTTAAGTTAAACATGGCTATAATTTTGTTACCTGTCTGCCGGAACACCATCACTTGGCTTAGAAACAAGACAAAACTTGGTGTCGCGGTACCGTTTGATGATAATCTGAACTTTCACAAA GTTATTGCTGTTGGAATCACAATTGGAGTCGGCTTACACGCTATATCGCATTTAGCATGTGATTTCCCTCGACTTCTTAGTGCAACAGAGGAGGAGTATGAGCCAATGGAACAATATTTTGGGGAGCAACCCGGTAGCTATTGGCATTTTGTGAAGGAACCTGCTGGATGGACCGGGATCGTAATGATTGTTCTAATGGCAATAGCTTTTACATTGGCAACGCCATGGCTAAGGCGTGGTAGACTCAACTTACCCAAACCTCTAAAAAGGTTTACAGGCTTTAATGCCTTTTGGTACTCCCATCACCTTTTTGTGATCGTTTATGCTATGCTCATAGTCCACAGTATCAAAATTTACCTCTCGAAGGAATGGTACAAGAAAACG ACTTGGATGTACTTGGCGGTTCCAATGTTGCTTTATGCCTGCGAGAGATTGACCAGGGCTTTAAGGTCTAGTGTCAAGCCAGTTACGATGTTGAAG gTGGCTGTTTACCCTGGAAACGTGTTGGCACTTCACATGTCGAAGCCCCAAGGATTTAAATACAAAAGTGGGCAATACATGTTTGTGAACTGCAAGGCGGTTTCCCCATTCGAATG GCATCCATTTTCAATAACTTCTGCACCTGGAGATGACTATCTAAGTGTGCATATTCGAACACTTGGTGATTGGACCAGGCAACTAAAAACCGTCTTCTCCCAG GTATGTCAACCACCCGTTAATGGCAAAAGTGGACTGCTAAGAGCCGATTTCCAGGGGGACAACCCAAA TTTCCCAAAAGTACTAATTGACGGGCCATATGGTGCACCGGCGCAAGACTACAAGAAATACGATGTGGTGTTGCTAGTGGGATTAGGCATTGGAGCAACCCCTATGATTAGTATCGTCAAAGACATCGTGAACAACATGAAAACCAAACAAGAAGAAGAGGGGGCCTTGGAAAGTGGCGGCAACACCTCATTGCCTCCACCTTCGCTGCTATCAAAGAAGAACACCTCCAACAACTTCAACACAACAAAAGCTTACTTCTATTGGGTCACAAGAGAACAAGGCTCATTTGAGTGGTTCAAAGGTGTTATGAATGAGGTTGCAGAAACAGATCAGGACGGTGTGATAGAGATGCATAATTATTGCACAAGTGTTTATGAAGAAGGTGATGCTCGGTCTGCTTTGATCACCATGCTTCAGTCACTAAATCATGCCAAAAATGGCGTCGACGTTGTCTCGGGTACTCGAGTCAAATCTCATTTTGCAAAGCCCAACTGGAGGAGCGTTTATAAGCGTATCGCTCTTACTCACACTGGTCAACGTATTG GGGTATTCTATTGTGGAGCACCAGCGCCAGTCAAAGAGTTGAAACAACTTGCTTCTGACTTTTCTCACAAGACATCTACAAAATTTGACTTTCATAAGGAGAATTTCTAA